A single region of the Coregonus clupeaformis isolate EN_2021a chromosome 16, ASM2061545v1, whole genome shotgun sequence genome encodes:
- the LOC123492735 gene encoding G2/M phase-specific E3 ubiquitin-protein ligase-like isoform X1: protein MIGQATIYIRPLQQDLPLDCESSRPASGPVIPCITCQKEVPFSEMKLHRLSCNGTPMQESEREQEGGQSEENDSETALVSDSVPVRPETSAESAVVPAVIVNEELDRKETDSEWKLIKEPTQAAKVFKENLLREHATGKPLRMKMDVRDSEEDRERELLLFYKQQQEWACPLHCTLVGDVAIGEGVMRYFMTTIISKLQFGFSLDLGGMGRTLLFEGEPDHLVPAASEALIESNLFRVAGRMLGHTFLHDGPHVTGLSPAVIHVLFNGDPEMATVVTEECPDLHIRSIIELLEHEDLTPEQKDTVSDLSMSWDLPAVTKTNRRWLHNKLLLHAVVGRTMRQIKQLRKGLKDVMVWPLLTSRPDVVPLLFPKMAEMQFTPQMLLEKITWPVEDSDDEDFDLDTTCRITGFLRMFIETASSGTLAQLLTFWVGWEMLPPELRVEISGGTLPTSSTCFETLKLPAHFKLYMDFEKALVAAIKSTGFGLV, encoded by the exons ATGATTGGACAGGCTACAATCTACATACGTCCACTTCAACAGGATCTACCCTTAGAttgt gagAGCTCACGTCCTGCCTCTGGTCCAGTCATCCCCTGCATCACTTGTCAGAAGGAAGTTCCCTTTTCAGAGATGAAGCTGCACAGATTGAGCTGCAATGG GACACCCATGCAGGAATCAGAAAGAGAACAAGAGGGAGGCCAAAGTGAAGAAAATGATAGTGAGACAGCCCTAgtcagtgacagtgttccagtgaGGCCTGAAACATCAGCTGAGAGTGCAGTAGTACCGGCAGTGATTGTCAACGAGGAGTTGGATCGCAAAGAAACAGACAGTG aatGGAAGCTTATTAAAGAACCCACTCAAGCTGCCAAAGTTTTCAAAGAGAATCTGCTAAGGGAACATGCAACTGGGAAACCACTTAGAATGAAGATGGATGTAAGGGACTCTGAAGAGGACAGGGAACGGGAGCTTCTCTTATTCTATAAACAGCAGCAAGAATGGGCATGTCCACTTCATTGTACTCTGGTTG GTGATGTTGCTATCGGAGAGGGAGTGATGCGGTACTTTATGACAACAATCATATCCAAACTCCAGTTTGGATTCAGTCTAGATCTTG gaggaatgggccgaacACTGCTATTTGAGGGTGAACCTGACCATCTTGTTCCAGCAGCATCAGAGGCACTTATTGAAAGCAACCTCTTCCGGGTTGCAGGAAGGATGTTGGGCCACACCTTTCTGCATGATGGTCCCCATGTCACAGGACTAAGTCCTGCTGTAATTCATGTACTGTTCAATGGGGACCCTGAAATGGCTACTGTTGTTACAGAAGAGTGTCCTGATCTGCACATCAGGAGCATCATAGAACTG CTTGAACATGAAGATCTTACACCGGAACAGAAGGACACAGTTTCAGATCTTTCCATGTCTTGGGATCTTCCGGCAGTCACCAAAACAAATCGGAGATGGCTACATAACAAACTTCTACTCCATGCA GTCGTTGGGAGGACCATGCGCCAAATTAAACAGTTGAGAAAGGGACTGAAAGATGTGATGGTATGGCCCCTGCTGACATCTAGGCCGGATGTTGTACCACTTCTTTTCCCCAAAATGGCTGAAATGCAGTTCACACCCCAG atgctcctagAAAAAATCACATGGCCAGTTGAGGACAGTGATGATGAAGACTTTGACTTAGACACCACCTGCCGCATCACTGGCTTTCTAAGGATGTTCATTGAAACAG CTTCATCAGGTACCCTGGCCCAGCTGCTGACATTCTGGGTTGGCTGGGAGATGCTTCCTCCTGAACTGAGAGTGGAGATTTCTGGGGGAACCCTTCCTACGTCCTCCACATGCTTTGAAACCCTAAAGCTGCCAGCTCATTTCAAACTCTACATGGACTTTGAGAAAGCACTTGTCGCTGCCATAAAAAGTACTGGATTTGGGCTTGTTTAA
- the LOC123492735 gene encoding G2/M phase-specific E3 ubiquitin-protein ligase-like isoform X2, with product MKLHRLSCNGTPMQESEREQEGGQSEENDSETALVSDSVPVRPETSAESAVVPAVIVNEELDRKETDSEWKLIKEPTQAAKVFKENLLREHATGKPLRMKMDVRDSEEDRERELLLFYKQQQEWACPLHCTLVGDVAIGEGVMRYFMTTIISKLQFGFSLDLGGMGRTLLFEGEPDHLVPAASEALIESNLFRVAGRMLGHTFLHDGPHVTGLSPAVIHVLFNGDPEMATVVTEECPDLHIRSIIELLEHEDLTPEQKDTVSDLSMSWDLPAVTKTNRRWLHNKLLLHAVVGRTMRQIKQLRKGLKDVMVWPLLTSRPDVVPLLFPKMAEMQFTPQMLLEKITWPVEDSDDEDFDLDTTCRITGFLRMFIETASSGTLAQLLTFWVGWEMLPPELRVEISGGTLPTSSTCFETLKLPAHFKLYMDFEKALVAAIKSTGFGLV from the exons ATGAAGCTGCACAGATTGAGCTGCAATGG GACACCCATGCAGGAATCAGAAAGAGAACAAGAGGGAGGCCAAAGTGAAGAAAATGATAGTGAGACAGCCCTAgtcagtgacagtgttccagtgaGGCCTGAAACATCAGCTGAGAGTGCAGTAGTACCGGCAGTGATTGTCAACGAGGAGTTGGATCGCAAAGAAACAGACAGTG aatGGAAGCTTATTAAAGAACCCACTCAAGCTGCCAAAGTTTTCAAAGAGAATCTGCTAAGGGAACATGCAACTGGGAAACCACTTAGAATGAAGATGGATGTAAGGGACTCTGAAGAGGACAGGGAACGGGAGCTTCTCTTATTCTATAAACAGCAGCAAGAATGGGCATGTCCACTTCATTGTACTCTGGTTG GTGATGTTGCTATCGGAGAGGGAGTGATGCGGTACTTTATGACAACAATCATATCCAAACTCCAGTTTGGATTCAGTCTAGATCTTG gaggaatgggccgaacACTGCTATTTGAGGGTGAACCTGACCATCTTGTTCCAGCAGCATCAGAGGCACTTATTGAAAGCAACCTCTTCCGGGTTGCAGGAAGGATGTTGGGCCACACCTTTCTGCATGATGGTCCCCATGTCACAGGACTAAGTCCTGCTGTAATTCATGTACTGTTCAATGGGGACCCTGAAATGGCTACTGTTGTTACAGAAGAGTGTCCTGATCTGCACATCAGGAGCATCATAGAACTG CTTGAACATGAAGATCTTACACCGGAACAGAAGGACACAGTTTCAGATCTTTCCATGTCTTGGGATCTTCCGGCAGTCACCAAAACAAATCGGAGATGGCTACATAACAAACTTCTACTCCATGCA GTCGTTGGGAGGACCATGCGCCAAATTAAACAGTTGAGAAAGGGACTGAAAGATGTGATGGTATGGCCCCTGCTGACATCTAGGCCGGATGTTGTACCACTTCTTTTCCCCAAAATGGCTGAAATGCAGTTCACACCCCAG atgctcctagAAAAAATCACATGGCCAGTTGAGGACAGTGATGATGAAGACTTTGACTTAGACACCACCTGCCGCATCACTGGCTTTCTAAGGATGTTCATTGAAACAG CTTCATCAGGTACCCTGGCCCAGCTGCTGACATTCTGGGTTGGCTGGGAGATGCTTCCTCCTGAACTGAGAGTGGAGATTTCTGGGGGAACCCTTCCTACGTCCTCCACATGCTTTGAAACCCTAAAGCTGCCAGCTCATTTCAAACTCTACATGGACTTTGAGAAAGCACTTGTCGCTGCCATAAAAAGTACTGGATTTGGGCTTGTTTAA